In Nocardioides cavernae, a single genomic region encodes these proteins:
- a CDS encoding MmgE/PrpD family protein — MASFAVRSAEDGVPDDVAASVQQRVLDVLGLCVAAHRLPTSAAAIGHVLDQGGHAQATAVGVPQQVTAAQAAFTNGVLAHSLDYDDTHLPSVLHPSASVVPAALAAAEHVGATGEQTVRAIAVGLEVAVRLGMAGYDERLGNSVFFEHGQHATSITGAMGSAVAASLLHGADERGVVDALGLTASMASGVIEANRTGGTVKRLHCGLAAQAGVTAAQLVRRGFTGPPTVLEGRFGFFEAWLHGRFFASAVTDGLDPDGRCRDWSVPGIFFKPYPANHFTHAAIDAGLAFRARGVRPEQVSSITVGVASAVIRTIGQPIEVKRAPATGYQAQFSGPYAVVAGLLGGSGLGLGLDDFTDDLARDPRRRALMARVEVVADPRCDAIYPHQLPAVVTLRTTSGEELVEEVLTNRGGPARPLSDDELAVKFADNVAARLAPPAADAVRRSVADLRGASDVRALLTPLSRLSVPEETP; from the coding sequence TTGGCGTCCTTCGCCGTCCGGTCGGCCGAGGACGGCGTCCCGGACGACGTCGCGGCGAGCGTCCAGCAGCGCGTGCTCGACGTCCTCGGCCTCTGCGTCGCCGCCCATCGGCTGCCCACCAGTGCGGCCGCGATCGGACACGTTCTGGACCAGGGCGGTCACGCGCAGGCGACCGCGGTCGGCGTGCCGCAGCAGGTGACCGCCGCGCAGGCCGCCTTCACCAACGGCGTGCTCGCGCACTCGCTCGACTACGACGACACCCACCTGCCGTCGGTCCTGCACCCCAGCGCCAGTGTGGTCCCGGCAGCGCTGGCCGCCGCCGAGCACGTCGGTGCCACCGGCGAGCAGACGGTCCGCGCGATCGCGGTCGGGCTGGAGGTCGCCGTCCGGCTCGGGATGGCCGGCTACGACGAACGCCTCGGCAACTCGGTCTTCTTCGAGCACGGCCAGCACGCCACCTCCATCACGGGCGCGATGGGCTCCGCCGTGGCGGCGAGCCTGCTCCACGGCGCCGACGAGCGCGGCGTCGTCGACGCGCTCGGACTCACCGCCTCGATGGCGTCGGGCGTGATCGAGGCCAACCGCACCGGCGGCACCGTGAAGCGCCTGCACTGCGGGCTAGCGGCACAGGCCGGCGTCACGGCTGCGCAGCTCGTGCGCCGCGGCTTCACCGGACCTCCGACCGTGCTCGAGGGTAGGTTCGGCTTCTTCGAGGCGTGGCTGCACGGGCGGTTCTTCGCGAGCGCGGTCACCGACGGGCTCGACCCCGATGGTCGATGCCGTGACTGGTCGGTGCCCGGCATCTTCTTCAAGCCCTACCCGGCCAACCACTTCACCCACGCGGCGATCGACGCCGGCCTCGCCTTCCGGGCACGCGGCGTGCGTCCCGAGCAGGTCTCCTCGATCACGGTGGGGGTCGCGAGCGCGGTCATCCGCACGATCGGACAGCCGATCGAGGTCAAGCGTGCGCCGGCGACCGGCTACCAGGCCCAGTTCAGCGGCCCGTACGCCGTGGTCGCCGGACTGCTCGGCGGGTCCGGCCTGGGCCTGGGCCTCGACGACTTCACCGACGACCTCGCCCGCGATCCGCGGCGGCGCGCGCTGATGGCGCGGGTCGAGGTGGTGGCCGACCCCCGGTGCGACGCGATCTACCCCCACCAGCTTCCGGCCGTGGTCACGCTCCGCACGACCTCTGGCGAGGAGCTGGTCGAGGAGGTGCTGACCAACCGCGGCGGACCGGCCCGGCCTCTGAGCGACGACGAGCTGGCCGTCAAGTTCGCCGACAACGTCGCGGCTCGGCTGGCGCCGCCGGCCGCCGACGCCGTCCGCCGAAGCGTCGCCGACCTGCGCGGAGCCTCCGACGTCCGTGCCCTGCTGACCCCGCTGTCCCGCCTGTCCGTCCCCGAGGAGACCCCATGA
- a CDS encoding CaiB/BaiF CoA transferase family protein → MDGPLAGTRVIDASTILAGPLACQILGDFGADVVKIEHPVAGDGMRGHGPSREGTPLWWKEISRNKRAVGLSLSTPEGAAVFLRLVATADVVVENFRPGTLERWGLGPERLHEVNPGLVLARITGFGQTGPYAARAGFGTLAEAMSGFAHLTGQADGPPTLPAFGLADSICGIAASSAISMALLARERNGGQGQVIDLSLLEPIMTAVGPGPTVFQQLGTIGARHGNRSTNNAPRNAYETNDGHWVAVSTSAQAIAERVLRLVGHPEVIDEPWFASGHTRAERADLLDDHVGSWIAARSRSEVVEAFTGAGAAIAPVYSARDLVEDAHVRETGMLTEVPDDDLGPVLQHNVMWRMSSTPGRIRFTGRDLGADTDAVLGELGVPADELDRLRDQGVIR, encoded by the coding sequence ATGGACGGCCCGCTGGCCGGGACGAGGGTGATCGACGCCTCGACGATCCTCGCCGGTCCGCTCGCCTGCCAGATCCTCGGCGACTTCGGCGCCGACGTCGTCAAGATCGAGCACCCGGTGGCCGGGGACGGGATGCGCGGCCACGGCCCCTCCCGCGAGGGGACTCCCCTGTGGTGGAAGGAGATCTCCCGCAACAAGCGGGCGGTCGGCCTGAGCCTGTCGACGCCAGAGGGCGCCGCGGTGTTCCTCCGCCTGGTCGCCACCGCCGACGTGGTCGTCGAGAACTTCCGTCCGGGCACGCTCGAGCGCTGGGGACTCGGCCCCGAACGGCTGCACGAGGTCAACCCCGGGCTGGTGCTGGCGCGGATCACCGGATTCGGCCAGACCGGCCCGTACGCGGCCCGCGCGGGCTTCGGCACGCTGGCCGAGGCGATGAGCGGGTTCGCACACCTGACCGGCCAGGCCGACGGCCCCCCGACGCTGCCGGCCTTCGGCCTCGCGGACTCGATCTGCGGCATCGCCGCCTCCTCCGCGATCTCGATGGCGCTGCTGGCCCGCGAGCGCAACGGTGGCCAGGGACAGGTGATCGACCTGAGCCTGCTCGAGCCGATCATGACCGCGGTCGGGCCGGGCCCCACGGTCTTCCAGCAGCTCGGGACCATCGGCGCCAGGCACGGCAACCGTTCGACGAACAACGCCCCGCGCAACGCCTACGAGACCAACGACGGCCACTGGGTGGCCGTGTCCACCAGCGCGCAGGCGATCGCCGAGCGGGTGCTTCGCCTGGTCGGTCACCCCGAGGTGATCGACGAGCCGTGGTTCGCCTCCGGGCACACCAGGGCCGAGCGGGCAGACCTGCTCGACGACCACGTGGGCAGCTGGATCGCGGCCCGAAGCCGCAGCGAGGTCGTCGAGGCGTTCACCGGCGCCGGCGCCGCCATCGCCCCGGTCTACAGCGCCCGCGACCTCGTCGAGGACGCACACGTGCGCGAGACCGGGATGCTCACCGAGGTCCCCGACGACGACCTCGGGCCCGTGCTGCAGCACAACGTGATGTGGCGGATGTCGAGCACGCCCGGCCGGATCCGCTTCACCGGCCGCGACCTCGGGGCCGACACCGACGCCGTCCTCGGCGAGCTCGGCGTACCCGCCGACGAGCTCGACCGCCTCCGCGACCAAGGGGTGATCCGATGA
- a CDS encoding cyclase family protein, with amino-acid sequence MNATTALLDAIRSGLRVVDLGRTLTVGMPQSPNHPAYWHALPRRHGDMVRADGGSAANDMISMGTHVGTHIDALAHVSQDGLLHGGLDAATALQGGRYVDLGAHTIEPMVRRGVLLDVASALGVECLEPGYEIRVEDLEATIERQGITIGAGDVVLVRSGWGCHFDSDPQLFMGQASGVPGVGEAGAVWLAGHAVHAVGADTIAFERLAPGAGHGLLPAHRVLLVEHGIYIVETMVLDELARDGIHEFCFVLSPLPLFGATGSPVRPLAVVGA; translated from the coding sequence ATGAACGCCACCACCGCCCTGCTCGACGCCATCAGGTCCGGGCTACGGGTCGTCGACCTCGGCCGCACCCTGACCGTGGGGATGCCCCAGTCGCCCAACCATCCGGCGTACTGGCACGCGCTCCCCCGTCGGCACGGGGACATGGTCCGTGCCGACGGCGGCTCGGCAGCCAACGACATGATCTCGATGGGCACCCACGTCGGCACCCACATCGACGCCCTCGCCCACGTCTCGCAGGACGGCCTGCTGCACGGCGGGCTGGACGCGGCAACCGCGCTGCAGGGAGGCCGCTACGTCGACCTCGGCGCGCACACGATCGAGCCGATGGTGCGCCGTGGGGTGCTGCTCGACGTGGCTTCTGCGCTGGGCGTGGAGTGCCTCGAGCCGGGCTACGAGATCCGCGTGGAGGACCTCGAGGCCACGATCGAGCGACAGGGGATCACCATCGGCGCCGGCGACGTCGTCCTGGTCCGCAGCGGCTGGGGGTGCCACTTCGACAGCGACCCCCAGCTGTTCATGGGGCAGGCGTCGGGTGTGCCCGGCGTGGGTGAGGCCGGGGCGGTCTGGCTGGCCGGGCACGCGGTCCACGCGGTCGGGGCCGACACGATCGCCTTCGAGCGGCTGGCTCCGGGTGCGGGTCACGGGCTGCTCCCGGCCCACCGGGTGCTGCTGGTCGAGCACGGGATCTACATCGTCGAGACGATGGTGCTCGACGAGCTCGCACGAGACGGGATCCACGAGTTCTGCTTCGTGCTCTCCCCGCTGCCCCTGTTCGGGGCAACCGGCTCGCCGGTCCGGCCACTGGCGGTGGTCGGCGCGTGA